From the genome of Capsicum annuum cultivar UCD-10X-F1 chromosome 4, UCD10Xv1.1, whole genome shotgun sequence:
NNNNNNNNNNNNNNNNNNNNNNNNNNNNNNNNNNNNNNNNNNNNNNNNNNNNNNNNNNNNNNNNNNNNNNNNNNNNNNNNNNNNNNNNNNNNNNNNNNNNNNNNNNNNNNNNNNNNNNNNNNNNNNNNNNNNNNNNNNNNNNNNNNNNNNNNNNNNNNNNNNNNNNNNNNNNNNNNNNNNNNNNNNNNNNNNNNNNNNNNNNNNNNNNNNNNNNNNNNNNNNNNNNNNNNNNNNNNNNNNNNNNNNNNNNNNNNNNNNNNNNNNNNNNNNNNNNNNNNNNNNNNNNNNNNNNNNNNNNNNNNNNNNNNNNNNNNNNNNNNNNNNNNNNNNNNNNNNNNNNNNNNNNNNNNNNNNNNNNNNNNNNNNNNNNNNNNNNNNNNNNNNNNNNNNNNNNNNNNNNNNNNNNNNNNNNNNNNNNNNNNNNNNNNNNNNNNNNNNNNNNNNNNNNNNNNNNNNNNNNNNNNNNNNNNNNNNNNNNNNNNNNNNNNNNNNNNNNNNNNNNNNNNNNNNNNNNNNNNNNNNNNNNNNNNNNNNNNNNNNNNNNNNNNNNNNNNNNNNNNNNNNNNNNNNNNNNNNNNNNNNNNNNNNNNNNNNNNNNNNNNNNNNNNNNNNNNNNNNNNNNNNNNNNNNNNNNNNNNNNNNNNNNNNNNNNNNNNNNNNNNNNNNNNNNNNNNNNNNNNNNNNNNNNNNNNNNNNNNNNNNNNNNNNNNNNNATACACATGTAcatgttaaatatatattactttaaaaaatatacacaaatatatgcgtaccattcaatatatgtactactttaaataaaacttatactacaatatatacacacactaaatatatagttatatactaatttataaaacatatacacatgtatacgataaatatatactactttagaaaatataatcacatatatacacgttaaatatatagtactttagaaaatatatacacatatatacgtatcattcaatatatgtgcTTCCTTAAATAAAacgtatactacaatatatatatactacaatacacacacacactatatatatagttatatatactaatttataaaacatatacacatgtatacattaaatatatacgtctatagaagatatatacacatatatacgtaccattcaatatatatgtactactactttaaataaaacatatactaaaatatatatactacaatatatacacacacacactatatataattatatactaatttataaaacatatacacatgtatatgttaaatatataagtactactttagaaaatatatacacatatatacgtaccattcaatatatgtacttctttaaatgaaacatatactacaatatgtatacactctaaatatatagttatatactaatttataaaacatatacacatgtatacgttaaatatatactactttagaaaatatacacacatatataaataacattcaatatatacgtattactttaaataaaatataccataatatatatactataatatatatacacactatatatatagttatatactttatataatatataaattaaaaaatccgattttaaaaaaaaaaacttaaccaGCGGGCCTGAACCGATTTTGATCCGGGCCGAATTAACCGGgccttcaaaaaaaaaattaacccaaCTCAGACCCGGTATCCTATAGCCCGTTCACTGATCAAGCCGGATCAAATTGGGCCGGGTTTGTTTAGTGAGTCGGGCGGGCCGAGTTAACCCGACCCATTTGACAGGCTTACTTTATGTCGTAATCATGGAAAATCAGTAAGAATTAAAACATAGCAACTCTATATATCTTTCTATACTAGATGTGGAAGGCCCGTGCCAGCACggacccaatatatgttattttttatctcaatttatgtgatataaataaaataaaataattaattatatttttaatatatttttaaattttttaagttgttagctattgtaatttataatacttttttgccGTTGTAttgtactattttaaattgtttgcAATTGTAATTGTATTGATAGTcagtttatattttaaaagtaatataaatttttaattattgtgatttataatattcttttctatttcaaattaagtgatactgatataattttgagagtcaacaaaatattacgattgaagtaaCAAAATTGATACATAttgaatgacttataataactaattcgaAGTGGTAaagcaaaattgctataaaaatacttgtgaaaaaaaattaagtggacctcatataagatgtcaaattaatttaaaatatcaatagttaatttatcattttatgtttattttaccctttttagaataaatattattaatttttaaatacttggatgactcataataattaattatgggttatatagtaaaattgcagttgaaacaactgaaacaaccatgtcataaatgtctattttattttataaatatttataattttttttagaataaatattattaattttaaatatttggttgactcataataattaattatgggtcaTATAGTAAAATTGCAGGCAActgaaacaaacatgtcataaatgtctattttattttataaatatttataatatttttattaaatattattattttttaatacataaatatcatataataattaattaggggtgaaatagtaaaattacggagcaacCAGACCGCTGAAAGCAAGCATGTCGACCGTCAGCTGCCTGCTTGCAGCTGCCATTCAcgcttttttatatatatatatatatatatatagtagtaatatggTCTCTCTATTTAAAGTCAAGATAGTGTGAAATATTGAGtgacatataaaataagtatcCATTTCGGCGCAATTTAGACTTGTATAAACTGGGAATTTTATGCCCAACTCTTTTGTATTTTTTCGTATAAGGTAAGAGTGAAGAGAACATGTCTTACAATTTGAAGCAAAACTTAGTTTGAGTTTGGGAATTTGATATGAAGTTATGATTTTAATagtgtttgaatatgtggttTAGGATCATGATTTCTAATTCCAAGTTTTTCGAAAAGCATGATTTGGAGtttcaaattatgatttcaactttttaaaatGTAAAGCTTCAtccataaatttatatatatattttgtaaaaaaagaaaaagatctaTGTTTGGTGTGAAAAGATTGTTCGTACCATGTGAAACGAATGTATTGAAGAATAACTAGTTACAACTTACAACAATTGTTGACTTGTGGATCTTTATAAAGTTATGTGTATATGGAAGAGTAAAATCACaaacatttatttataaaaagaatATGGAGATATGCAATTCTTGCCTTAGAATATTCCGATCTCTTGTTTATGAACTACGGTTTCTTCATTTGGTAAGATTGCATTGTGGAAATTAAGAGCTGTGAAATGTGTAAGTTTGATTCTTTGCCACATGGGAATTAGTGGCATAGATTTTGTGAGAACATATCTCAGCTGTACAGTCCAGTTCATATTCTAGTTTGGGAGTTGTTTGGATATGATTCTTTTGGCCTTTTGGGTACTCTCAAAGTCTCTAATATCATGTCTGTATTGAATATGCTTGATATatatcttttcctaatctcagACAAGCACTAATTTTGTGAAAGTGATTTATATAGCCATGTACCCTTTCGCCAGAAATCGTCGGTCCGAATTATTTTTTGCCTCAATAGTGTGTGTACACAGTTGGAAAAGATATATTATATACTTTGTTGTTTGtatttccatggaagtttgaaaAGAGACAACGGTACTATTACAAATACAGGCTGTCAAGGGCAAGTCTCATTACAAAATGATAATAAACCCAATCTAAAATGATTTTGGAAGAGGATTGAGAAATAAACTTTTGCTTCCTAGCTAGATATGTACTCGAAAAGTTGAAGAAATGTTGGCATGTCATTTCAGTTACCAACACTTTCAACCTGGAAGGCTGAAGCTGCTTGCAGTGATAAGAGTTTGCTGTATTGAAACTGAATAGGGCCACCACACTAGAATAAGAACCGAAGGAACGAGCAATGCACCTATTTAATCTTGAAGAGAGCACAAGAAACCTCCCATCTTCTCACCAGATAAAACACCACCAAGAGCTGCAGCGCCATCTTAGTGACTGATTGTACAGAACACGGTGAAGCtattaaaattatagtttaaacaGATCTGAAGACTCATCTACCATGATAATTTCTTGCTCAGATTGTAGGTATTAACTCTTCAGAATTCTCGATGCCACTGAGACAAGGTGGCTTGGCAGCTCCATAATAGAAGAATGCCATCATTTTGGACAACTCACCTGCTGTTCGGCTCGCTACTCAAGGATAACAGTGAAAAAAGTTAGATATAGAATGAGGATTTGAGATAAAGACACAATGGTCAAAAGCAATATTCCATAAGGTAGACCTTAACCTTTCTCACGGTATAAGATTTTCCCTGCTTTAGTGAAGATGAGCTCGGGAAAAACAGAGACTTTCAAAGCAGACACCAAGTCAACTTCAACAACAGCATCAATTGCTACAGACTAGAGGGAGAACAAACTATCAATAGTGTGTTTGGAATATAATTGGTTAAAGTTGAATGGTTTAACTAACCCTTGGCGATGGTAGCCTGCAATTCCAGATAATGTGGATAGCCTTCTCCAATTCATCCCATATCATTTCATTTTCCTTAGGCCTGCATGTAGCACACAACTTTCATAAGATAATGTTCTCCTAAACACCACAAGTGTCTAGATGAAGAACTGCAGCCCTTCGTGCACGTCTTTCTCGAAAACCTACTTTAGGTCTCTGTTTATTAAGGCTCAGCCAGTAACCAATTCTATGATAGGAAAAATCccttaaataaatgaaaaaagttGTTTTTTGTCAAATGAACATGTCTCAATTCTCAAAGGAAGAACAGAAGGGAGTATACAGGATACGGATTGCCATCATGAAAAATGTAATGTCTTTTGTGAACCAAGTTATGCTTCTCTCTTCTAGAAATGTTATTTCTGGAATCCAAAATCTTCCAATATATTGAGGAAGAACTCTTATAATACAAGTTTACTAGGCCACTTCCACATAAGAATTGACATTTAGGAAGCTATTATCAGAGTGTAAGCAAAAACATTAGTGAACTTAGTGTCGTTCTTGGTTAAGCTGATAGGGACTGTTTGAGAACTCTAATTCAACAGCGCGCACCGATTAATTTTAGTTCACTGCACATGTGACCTTTTTCCTGGCCTAATTGTGAATCAGTGGAGAGACTTCCAAAAGGTATATATTAGTACTATGAAGAGTAAAGAAACCTAGTGAATGATGGGCATATGCAAGCTGCTGTTTAGTATAAAAATTTGATTGTCTAATTGAAGCAAGACACATAAATGCAGACAGCAGGTAACCCCGACTCTCAGAGGAGCAAGTATGAGCAAGTAGATTGTAACTTTCACGCACATGGACAAGAAACAAAACAGAAGCATGACAGAAATAGCAGCGGAAGAAAGTGCCCCTAACTAACAACTAATAGAACTGCATTTCACATCTAAGTCAAAGGCTACATCGATAATGAGAAATGTAAAGGGGTGGCAAGATCACCTTTTGTAGCGATTATgaacaagaacaataagaggACTGATGTCTTTAAAGACAGTCTCCTCCCACTCTGCAGTAGTTAAGTCCTTAATTGGACGAATATAGTCATCATCTTGCCATACCAATTCATTGTCACTgtcatcattttcatcatcatcatctttcttGACATTCTTGATAGTGATCTTATTGAAGAATTGATCCAAGTTAAAACCTCGCCCGTCAGCATCTTCTGGCCAATCAGGGTCTTCCTCTTCAACAACAAGAGGGTAATCAGCCAAAAGCTTTTGCATCTTTTTTCGTCTCTCAACAAGATCTACCTCTTCCTCAACATCAGGAGCCATTTTTATGACATCTCTTATCTTCCTCCTCCATTCACGCCTTTCATCCTCATCCATATGAAAGTCATCATCCTGCTTATGACCTCCATCAGAATCAGATTCAGATTCATCTCCTTCATCATTCTCTCCATTGCCAAATTTGAGCAACTCTTCTAACTTCGAAGCTTTTGGTCCCTTTTGTCTGAGACCAGGAACCTGTTACAACAGTCCATAGTCATAAGCAGGGATCTTGAAGAATATGAGCATGTAATACAGATTAACAGCGATGATGACGTTCAAATAAAACAAATAGAAGTAGAGAAATGTGAATACCACCAATTGGGACCTCCAAAATCTTGGTGCCGATGGACCAAAATTATTCAATTTCAAGGAAGAGACAATAGAACTTCTCAGTGTGTTTCTCCTTCGTGGAACAATTCCAAATGCTGAAGGGAAGCTTCTCAGGCATTTCTCTTCTAAAGGTGGGGCCCAAAGCTTCAGCCTTTGGCTGTGTTGTAACTCCATTGCtctaaaagatcaaaatcattgtAACTTAACATAAGAGAAACTCCATGTAATAGCTAAacaagataatggagagaaaacATAGTTATGGCATGAAATTATCCCATTTTCCAAATTTCAAGTTCATAATGGTTCTGTTGAATTACAGGGACATCAGCTCTTCTTTTTTTGACTTCTTTATCAGTGTTTTCTTATCCAGTACCCTATGCAAGACAAATAACAACGAAGAAAATATAGTTCTAGAATGAGGCTTGGAATGATTATGCATTTCCTTAGAATTCCTTCGTTATTCCTCAGGTATTAGTCCATGAAGAACGGTTAACTTCATTTCCTCAACAAGCGCAATTGAAAATGCAGATAGCATCTCtgttcaccaaaaaaaaaaaaagcaaatagcATCTCTAAGACCACCAGTAATACCAAATGGAGAAAAATTGCAGTATCAAATAATTGGTACAACTGAAAAATAACTGCCACGCAATTGCAGAATACACCAGTTTTTCAAATTGAGATTTGTCTCAATGTATCAGAAATAGGGAGCTTCATTTTTGTCagaaattgaattttttcttAATGCCACAAAAGAACATATTGCATACTTAGTCTTCCACCCGTTCGCAACCACAAGAATCCTTACTTACAATGGGATACCAACTCAGCACCTTTTTGagtgagtttgagaagatttgatTCTCCTCCAACCAGAATAAAAGATCCCACTGAAGCGGCTAATCCCATGCATATTATATGGACATCTGGTCGCACAAATTGCATAGCATCATATGTATTACCCCAGCCCCCAAATGGATAGACGTTATAGATGATGAATCAATTTCTTTTATACGTTGGTCACTTTATCTTCTTTTGATTCCCTTCTAGAACGAATACATTTCTAAGGAAAAATAGAACGTCTCATAGAAGTCTTTGCTATGGATTTTCAGGTCAGCAGCCTGTAAGAAATAAGAACCTATTTCACAAGTTACAAGTTACAACTCCTATGTgttaaaacaagtatcttaagaATCTTTTAATCTATTTGCAAAATGACTGGACTCCATGTTGTAAACAAGGAAATAACATTGGATCTATTTGTTAGTACCTTAATCTGTTTAAATCAAAGTTGCGCAAACTCTTTACTTTCGATGCGAgacccgtgtcggattctccaaaaaaaCACTACTTGCGGAGAATTTGACACTCACCCACTGACAGTTTTTAAGAGACTGGGTAACATTCATGTTCCAGGTCCTTCTAGCATGTACATACATTCCTGGCAACTTGGAACGCTAGAGGTGGTCCAAGGGCATATTCTCATACAACACAACCTAGCATTTACTCACAAACCCTGCCCACATGAGCCTACTGAGTTAATTTAACTACACGATTTATATAACAATAAGCAACGTTTGTTGTGCATCAGCAACTATAGGAAACGATAATCAATTTGCATACTTGATAATCAACCATTCCTCAATAAGGCGCTGCAGTTCCCAAAGAGGAACAAAATCCCTATCTAAAGTACCAATATTCAATCTTAATGAATAATGAGTGTACAACAATAAAGTGCATAGCAGTGAGGAAATCCACTAGTTTACTACTCTATTACTAAATAAACAAATACAAAGTCATTGCTTCATCCATTTCCAGTTCCAGGTCACCAATTACTCGGTCTATATTTTCGGAGAAAACAATAAATTAACTAGTCACTCGTTGATTGATTTATTTATCAGCAGAGACGGAGTCAGATTTCAACAAAGGTTCCATATTGAAAGAAAGcttttcaacacctactataaccacataaaaaaataattttaattatgtataaataatatattttttcgtGAAGTGTTCGGCCGAACCCGAACAGAAGGCTCGCTCCCCCCTGGATTTATGCATAGCAACAAAAACATAAGTCAAAGAGGAAAATATTGAGAGTAAAGAATTGTTACTTGGTTAGGTTTGTGTTTGTAGTTCAACTTCTGCAGAGGTGAGTGTTCGAGTGGGAAGCCGAAAGATACCAGTGAATGAATGAAAGATAAGAGAGTTCAATGGTAAATCAGTGTTCCTGTTTCGCTTTGCCTTACTTTTGAcctaaatcaaaattaaatataatttttatgtatatagtatatttttatgaagtataatgatatatttctctttaattttgttatataattaGAAATggattttttaatcatttttaatttataatccATTATTAACTTCTTATTGTTGTGACAGCAATAATTTTCTTAGATTATGTgaaatttttcttaatatttatatatttaattaagtaaataaagttgataagaaatacaaaagagatcgatttgatattttattgaattcatttaaaaaaataaaaaaataaaatattattaattttttaaatttaaatgggtgaaaatcattttccctCTTCAAGTTTACtttcaaaatcaaactccccTCAACTTTGAATAATACGCATTCTCCCCCATTTTACCTTGGCAATATCTATTTTAACCTTGacatttataatatcttttatatgatatattatttattttagtcaagcatttatatatttttatttaaattttttagtattataagtgtaacggtgagattgacgaggatgtctcgcaccgtattggggcgggatggatgaagtggaagctcgcgtcgggggtgctgtgtgataagaaggtgccgcctaagcttaaaggcaaattctacagggcggtagtccggccggccatgttgtatggagcggagtattggccagttaagaactcccacatccaaaagataagggtggcagaaatgcggatgttgcgctggatgtgtgggctgactagagaggatagagttcggaatgagaacatccgggagaaggtgtgacaccagtggagtgcaagatgcggga
Proteins encoded in this window:
- the LOC124897563 gene encoding thioredoxin-like fold domain-containing protein MRL7L, chloroplastic isoform X2, whose product is MELQHSQRLKLWAPPLEEKCLRSFPSAFGIVPRRRNTLRSSIVSSLKLNNFGPSAPRFWRSQLVVPGLRQKGPKASKLEELLKFGNGENDEGDESESDSDGGHKQDDDFHMDEDERREWRRKIRDVIKMAPDVEEEVDLVERRKKMQKLLADYPLVVEEEDPDWPEDADGRGFNLDQFFNKITIKNVKKDDDDENDDSDNELVWQDDDYIRPIKDLTTAEWEETVFKDISPLIVLVHNRYKRPKENEMIWDELEKAIHIIWNCRLPSPRSVAIDAVVEVDLVSALKVSVFPELIFTKAGKILYREKASRTAGELSKMMAFFYYGAAKPPCLSGIENSEELIPTI
- the LOC124897563 gene encoding thioredoxin-like fold domain-containing protein MRL7L, chloroplastic isoform X1; this encodes MHNHSKPHSRTIFSSLLFVLHRVLDKKTLIKKSKKEELMSLAMELQHSQRLKLWAPPLEEKCLRSFPSAFGIVPRRRNTLRSSIVSSLKLNNFGPSAPRFWRSQLVVPGLRQKGPKASKLEELLKFGNGENDEGDESESDSDGGHKQDDDFHMDEDERREWRRKIRDVIKMAPDVEEEVDLVERRKKMQKLLADYPLVVEEEDPDWPEDADGRGFNLDQFFNKITIKNVKKDDDDENDDSDNELVWQDDDYIRPIKDLTTAEWEETVFKDISPLIVLVHNRYKRPKENEMIWDELEKAIHIIWNCRLPSPRSVAIDAVVEVDLVSALKVSVFPELIFTKAGKILYREKASRTAGELSKMMAFFYYGAAKPPCLSGIENSEELIPTI